Proteins from a single region of Corallincola holothuriorum:
- a CDS encoding Na+/H+ antiporter NhaC family protein has translation MTSIDNQIRPNASALLPILLFLVTFIGTGIYYQSQGVDYAFYQLPSPVAVLPALLLAIVMHKEGLNRAIDTFLSGAGHSNIMAMCFIYLLAGAFATVAKATGGVDATVNLGLTVIPSSFILPGIFLISAFIATAMGTSMGTIGAVAPIALGIAEAAGIDKALMAGVVLSGAMFGDNLSIISDTTIAATRTQGCEMKDKFRENIFIAAPAALIVIVLFFFLQTPAPTPGAGHIEWFKVLPYLTILVLAVLGMNVFLVLAIGLILAGGVGLVQVPDYSMSQYTKDIYAGFGSMQEIFILSIMIGGLGAMVKAQGGLAWMGLQIEKVIALFSRSHTEEANERAAELGIAGIATLTNTCTANNTVSIIVSGDLAKELAEKHEVTPKRSASLLDIFACVCQGLLPYGAQALLLGSIFLISPIEVSAHSYYVMILAVTGIAAVFIKHQLRQNAKR, from the coding sequence ATGACATCAATAGATAATCAGATCCGCCCAAATGCATCCGCCCTTTTGCCCATACTGCTATTCCTAGTCACTTTTATTGGCACAGGTATTTACTATCAATCTCAAGGGGTTGACTACGCTTTCTACCAGCTACCCAGCCCAGTAGCCGTGTTACCTGCGTTACTTTTGGCGATAGTGATGCACAAAGAGGGTCTCAATCGAGCCATCGATACGTTTCTGAGTGGCGCCGGCCACAGCAATATCATGGCGATGTGTTTCATCTATCTATTAGCGGGGGCATTCGCCACCGTCGCCAAGGCTACCGGTGGTGTCGATGCCACTGTCAATCTGGGCCTCACAGTGATCCCCAGTAGCTTTATTCTGCCGGGAATATTTTTAATCAGTGCATTTATCGCCACAGCCATGGGCACCTCGATGGGAACCATTGGTGCCGTTGCGCCCATCGCGTTAGGTATTGCCGAAGCAGCGGGCATAGATAAGGCACTGATGGCAGGCGTGGTACTCAGTGGTGCCATGTTTGGTGACAACCTTTCGATTATCTCTGACACCACCATCGCAGCCACGCGTACTCAGGGTTGTGAAATGAAGGACAAGTTTCGCGAAAACATCTTTATCGCCGCACCGGCTGCGCTGATCGTTATTGTGCTGTTTTTCTTCCTACAAACGCCCGCTCCAACGCCGGGCGCCGGACATATTGAATGGTTTAAAGTCCTGCCTTATCTCACTATCTTGGTATTAGCCGTCTTAGGTATGAATGTCTTTCTCGTACTCGCAATCGGACTGATCCTCGCTGGTGGCGTTGGCTTGGTGCAAGTACCGGATTACAGCATGAGCCAGTACACCAAAGATATCTATGCTGGCTTCGGCAGTATGCAGGAGATATTTATTCTCTCCATCATGATCGGTGGCTTAGGTGCCATGGTAAAAGCCCAAGGTGGACTGGCTTGGATGGGACTGCAGATAGAAAAAGTGATCGCGCTGTTTAGTCGTTCACACACAGAGGAAGCTAACGAACGCGCCGCAGAGCTAGGCATTGCTGGCATCGCTACACTGACCAATACCTGCACCGCGAACAACACGGTTTCGATTATCGTCAGCGGCGACCTGGCCAAAGAACTAGCAGAGAAGCACGAAGTGACCCCCAAGCGCAGTGCCAGTTTATTAGATATCTTTGCCTGTGTTTGCCAAGGATTGCTGCCCTACGGTGCCCAAGCACTACTGCTGGGCTCTATCTTCCTGATATCGCCGATAGAAGTGAGTGCACACAGTTACTACGTGATGATACTGGCTGTCACCGGCATTGCCGCAGTGTTTATCAAACACCAGCTGAGACAAAATGCCAAACGCTAG
- a CDS encoding acyl carrier protein phosphodiesterase, which produces MNFLAHLHIADVTNTSAVGAMMGDFIKGDQWRTLPQAQRIGVLLHRQVDSFTDSHPDVIQARQLFKLTRQRYTGILIDMLFDHLLAKQWHKFHPTSLTQFSQQQYRQLTATEPHWPEKMIDVCRRMAETDWLCSYQTPGTIKLALHKIGLRMRVDAPFAASYQEWQQVHAELTMLFDSFYGDLLLKLPALQRNVLQRS; this is translated from the coding sequence ATGAATTTTCTTGCTCACCTGCATATTGCTGACGTCACCAACACCTCTGCGGTGGGTGCCATGATGGGCGACTTCATTAAAGGCGACCAGTGGCGCACGCTGCCACAAGCTCAGCGGATAGGCGTGCTATTGCATCGTCAGGTCGATAGCTTTACCGATAGCCACCCTGACGTGATCCAGGCGCGGCAACTATTTAAACTGACCCGTCAGCGCTATACCGGCATATTGATCGATATGTTGTTTGATCACCTGCTCGCCAAGCAATGGCATAAGTTCCACCCCACCTCCCTCACTCAGTTCAGCCAACAACAATACCGCCAGCTAACCGCCACCGAGCCCCATTGGCCAGAAAAGATGATTGATGTCTGTCGCCGTATGGCTGAAACCGATTGGCTCTGTAGCTACCAAACGCCAGGAACCATCAAACTCGCCTTACACAAGATAGGATTGCGAATGCGCGTTGACGCCCCATTTGCCGCGAGTTATCAAGAATGGCAACAGGTACACGCTGAACTAACAATGCTGTTCGACAGTTTTTACGGTGACCTACTGCTTAAGCTACCGGCCTTACAGCGCAATGTTCTGCAGAGATCGTAG
- a CDS encoding DoxX family protein produces MIRTLFKLTNERQLALALLMLRIPTGIIFIAHGGQKLFGLFGGYGITGTGQWMESIGLGPGALMAFLAGSAEFFGGIALLVGLLTRPAAAVLSITMLVAIFAVHIQHGLFMSNNGYEFGLALLTLSAALMFSGAGKLSVDALISKRLS; encoded by the coding sequence ATGATACGTACACTTTTTAAACTGACTAACGAAAGACAACTCGCCCTCGCCCTGCTGATGCTTCGCATCCCCACGGGCATCATTTTTATCGCCCACGGCGGACAAAAGCTATTCGGCCTATTTGGCGGCTATGGCATCACCGGCACAGGTCAGTGGATGGAGTCGATTGGGCTAGGCCCCGGTGCCCTCATGGCGTTCCTGGCCGGTAGTGCAGAGTTTTTCGGTGGCATTGCGTTGCTGGTAGGTTTGCTCACCCGTCCGGCAGCGGCCGTTTTAAGTATAACGATGCTTGTCGCTATCTTCGCCGTGCACATCCAACATGGCCTGTTTATGAGTAATAACGGCTACGAGTTTGGTTTGGCTCTGCTCACCCTATCTGCCGCACTGATGTTCAGTGGTGCAGGAAAACTATCGGTTGATGCACTGATCAGCAAACGCCTTAGCTAA
- a CDS encoding glutathione S-transferase family protein encodes MGLLQDGRWVDQWYDTKQSDGKFVRDNSKFRHWVTEDGSAGSSGDAGFKAESGRYHLYVSLACPWAHRTLIFRALKGLEPHISVTVVEPHMLENGWEFYQPGNTLFNGHHIAGADQDTVNDKQFLYQIYQLADAKANGRVTVPVLWDKQRQTIVSNESAEIIRMFNSAFNNITGNQLDLYPEQLREAIDQTNAWIYDTINNGVYKAGFATSQPAYEKAFNTLFSALDKVELRLEKQNYLTGEQITEADWRLFTTLIRFDAVYVGHFKTNLRRIEDYPNLSNYLRALYQVPGIKETVNFEHIKQHYYFSHASINPTRVVPTGSALDYLRPHNRRPTTPN; translated from the coding sequence ATGGGATTGCTACAAGATGGCCGCTGGGTTGACCAGTGGTACGACACCAAACAGAGCGACGGTAAATTTGTCAGAGATAACTCAAAGTTCCGCCACTGGGTGACGGAAGATGGCAGTGCAGGATCATCGGGTGATGCAGGGTTTAAAGCTGAAAGCGGCCGCTATCACCTTTACGTTTCCCTTGCCTGCCCATGGGCACACCGCACATTGATATTTCGGGCGCTGAAAGGGTTGGAACCACATATTTCAGTCACCGTTGTTGAGCCACACATGTTAGAAAACGGTTGGGAGTTCTACCAGCCAGGCAATACCCTGTTTAACGGCCATCATATTGCAGGGGCAGATCAGGATACCGTCAACGATAAACAGTTTCTCTATCAGATCTATCAACTGGCCGATGCAAAAGCCAACGGTCGTGTCACTGTCCCTGTACTTTGGGACAAGCAGCGCCAAACCATCGTCAGCAATGAATCCGCCGAGATCATCCGTATGTTCAATTCGGCGTTCAATAACATCACTGGCAATCAGCTAGATCTGTACCCAGAGCAGTTAAGGGAAGCTATCGACCAGACCAACGCCTGGATCTACGACACCATCAACAACGGTGTCTACAAAGCCGGTTTTGCCACTAGCCAACCAGCCTATGAAAAGGCGTTTAATACGCTGTTTTCAGCACTGGACAAAGTAGAGCTGCGGTTAGAAAAACAAAACTACCTGACAGGTGAGCAGATCACTGAAGCCGACTGGCGGCTATTCACCACACTGATCCGCTTCGACGCTGTCTACGTGGGGCATTTCAAAACCAATCTAAGACGCATCGAAGACTACCCTAACCTCTCTAACTATCTGCGCGCCTTGTATCAAGTTCCCGGGATCAAAGAAACCGTCAACTTCGAGCATATCAAACAGCACTACTATTTCAGTCACGCCAGTATCAACCCAACGCGGGTGGTTCCTACTGGCTCAGCGCTAGATTATCTGCGGCCGCATAACCGCAGACCTACCACACCAAATTAA
- the fghA gene encoding S-formylglutathione hydrolase yields MSYEVISDLLAMGGRYLRIRHTSSTLRCDMVFGVFLPPQASDDHPVPVLYWLSGLTCTDENFMQKAGAMRMAAKLGLALVVPDTSPRGEDVADALDGAYDLGLGAGFYLNATEAPWQMHYQMFDYITEELPELVKAELPVTDSWSISGHSMGGHGAMMIALRYPQRFKSVSAFSPIVNPMACPWGRKAFSHYLGDDESTWQRYDSCYLMAQITDPSGYPPLLIDQGDADNFLLQQLLTENLDAPLDSAGYSAEVRMQPGYDHSYFFIASFIDDHLHFHAEHLGLLD; encoded by the coding sequence ATGAGTTACGAAGTGATTTCTGATCTGTTGGCGATGGGCGGGCGTTATCTGCGGATACGCCACACATCGTCGACACTTCGCTGTGACATGGTGTTTGGTGTTTTTTTGCCGCCGCAAGCCAGTGATGACCATCCGGTACCTGTGCTTTACTGGTTGTCAGGCCTAACCTGCACGGATGAAAACTTCATGCAAAAAGCCGGTGCAATGCGGATGGCTGCCAAGCTTGGATTAGCCTTGGTTGTGCCAGACACCAGTCCAAGAGGGGAAGATGTTGCTGATGCCCTCGACGGTGCCTATGACCTGGGCCTTGGTGCTGGTTTCTACCTGAACGCCACAGAAGCGCCGTGGCAGATGCACTATCAGATGTTTGATTACATCACGGAGGAGTTACCTGAGCTGGTCAAAGCGGAGTTGCCTGTGACGGATAGCTGGTCTATTTCGGGGCACTCTATGGGTGGCCATGGAGCGATGATGATCGCCTTGCGTTATCCGCAACGTTTTAAGTCTGTTTCAGCGTTTAGTCCTATCGTTAATCCGATGGCGTGCCCCTGGGGGCGCAAAGCTTTTAGTCATTATCTGGGAGACGATGAATCTACCTGGCAGCGCTATGACAGTTGCTATCTGATGGCACAGATCACTGATCCAAGTGGCTATCCGCCCTTGCTAATTGATCAGGGGGATGCCGATAACTTTCTGCTGCAGCAACTGCTGACCGAAAACCTGGATGCTCCGCTCGACAGCGCGGGTTATTCGGCTGAGGTACGAATGCAGCCAGGCTACGATCATAGTTACTTTTTTATCGCCAGTTTTATCGATGATCATCTGCACTTTCATGCTGAGCATTTGGGGCTGCTGGATTAA
- a CDS encoding DUF4386 domain-containing protein produces MDSRQGRYRWIGGLILAQLICGILVNFFLTAPLFGTPGFLVNGAQHSQQIGFAVLVGLVTGMLTLAVAITLYPLAKPQWPTLTRWFVMLSVISFTVSVMENISLMSLVSYSEAYTTASPEQQPLYELFKTVVASTRNWTHYIGLMLSGTMLFFLYLLLFRSRMIPRLLAVFGMLAVSAQLVAVAMPLFGLAIVFALIAPLALSQLMLALWVLVKGLTLKAANQPSLC; encoded by the coding sequence ATGGATAGTCGACAGGGCAGATATCGTTGGATTGGTGGGTTGATTTTGGCGCAACTTATTTGCGGGATTTTAGTTAACTTCTTTCTTACTGCGCCGCTCTTTGGAACGCCTGGATTTTTAGTCAATGGCGCACAGCATTCTCAGCAAATTGGCTTCGCGGTGTTGGTTGGACTTGTCACCGGTATGTTGACACTGGCGGTGGCTATCACCCTGTATCCTTTGGCTAAACCACAATGGCCAACTCTAACGCGCTGGTTTGTTATGTTATCTGTGATCAGTTTTACCGTATCGGTGATGGAAAATATCAGTCTGATGTCGCTTGTGTCATACAGTGAAGCCTATACCACCGCTAGCCCTGAGCAGCAGCCATTGTATGAATTGTTTAAAACCGTGGTGGCATCAACCCGTAACTGGACCCATTACATCGGCCTCATGTTGTCCGGCACCATGTTGTTCTTCCTGTATCTGCTGCTTTTTCGTTCGCGGATGATCCCAAGGCTGTTGGCAGTGTTTGGTATGTTGGCGGTGAGCGCTCAACTTGTGGCGGTTGCTATGCCTCTGTTTGGCTTAGCCATTGTTTTTGCATTGATCGCGCCTTTAGCCCTCAGTCAGCTGATGCTGGCTTTATGGGTTTTGGTGAAAGGGCTCACGCTGAAAGCAGCCAATCAGCCGAGTCTCTGCTAG
- a CDS encoding carbonic anhydrase, with translation MNIKMLSTGLLMLSTAAVAGSGHEWGYSGSTGPENWAQLSGDYAACGGVNQSPVNLTGFLEAELAPINFQYQKGAYEILNNGHTVQVNYKPGSFMEIEGQRFELKQFHFHAPSENHINGESYPLEAHLVHADKAGHLAVVAVMFTEGSDNEGIVKAWQQLPETKGQKNTLTHPISVNELLPKERAYYRFNGSLTTPPCSEGVRWYVIKQPMQASMPQIKAFADALGHPNNRPVQPLNARQVLQ, from the coding sequence ATGAATATAAAAATGTTATCAACGGGACTACTGATGCTTTCAACAGCGGCAGTTGCTGGTAGTGGTCACGAGTGGGGATATTCGGGTAGCACAGGACCGGAAAACTGGGCGCAACTTTCTGGCGACTATGCTGCTTGTGGTGGCGTTAATCAGTCACCTGTTAATCTGACTGGCTTTTTAGAAGCTGAGTTAGCGCCAATCAACTTTCAATATCAAAAAGGTGCGTATGAGATCCTGAACAATGGCCACACGGTTCAGGTTAATTATAAGCCGGGCAGCTTTATGGAAATTGAAGGGCAGCGTTTCGAGTTAAAACAGTTCCATTTCCATGCGCCGAGCGAAAACCATATTAATGGCGAATCATACCCACTGGAAGCCCACTTAGTGCACGCAGATAAAGCCGGCCACTTGGCAGTGGTAGCGGTGATGTTTACAGAGGGAAGTGATAATGAGGGGATCGTGAAGGCGTGGCAGCAACTACCCGAAACAAAGGGGCAGAAGAATACGCTGACTCATCCCATCAGTGTGAATGAACTTTTGCCGAAAGAGCGTGCTTATTATCGCTTTAATGGCTCCCTGACGACGCCTCCTTGTTCAGAAGGTGTACGTTGGTATGTCATTAAGCAGCCAATGCAAGCTTCAATGCCGCAAATTAAGGCATTTGCTGATGCTTTGGGTCACCCCAATAACCGACCTGTACAGCCGTTGAATGCTCGTCAGGTACTGCAGTAA